The proteins below come from a single Ananas comosus cultivar F153 unplaced genomic scaffold, ASM154086v1, whole genome shotgun sequence genomic window:
- the LOC109706196 gene encoding putative wall-associated receptor kinase-like 16: MVKNKKKQTKRTMECKENSIPTGIVFLWGLLVLLLLALQLTSASVALPGCLERCGDVEIPYPFGIGRNCSMEGFTLNCTFSKGTHKPFLNHIEFLSISLSLGLARVAGYVSSQCYNATASNVTYNDWEMNLWASPYRFSSTLNKFTTIGCMTLAYLIESNTPNSMANSSYWSACVSMCRRRDDLKNGSCTGIGCCQTAIPKGMVHYRVWFAENFTSTNTYNLSRCNYAALVEERAFNFSTSYITTDELYGGTLPLVINWAVRNKTCWEARRNMTSYACVSENSTCLDSADGPGYLCNCSEGYQGNPYLPHGCRDIDECANKDGSPCSGDCHNTQGGYWCSCPRGTHGDPYKGTCYPKLPPAAKLVIGICISLLIILIIMLCIHVILERRKLIKVKEENFQQHGGWLLLEEIRNRQGLAFKMFTEKELEQATNKFHKNNIIGHGSYGTVYKGILKDNHVVAIKRAKIINERQKKEFGKEMLILSQVNHRNIVKLLGCCLEVEVPMLVYEYISNGNLFQLIHGNGRRIYKSLETRLKIALESAEALAYLHSSASPPIIHGDVKSANILLDDHLMAKVSDFGASMLAPRDETQFVTLVQGTCGYLDPEYLQTCLLIDKSDVYSFGVVLLELLTGKKALRFEGTEREMSLSSSFLSAMKEGRFSELLDDQIKYNEDVERINEIAVLAKACLNVKGEDRPSMKEVAEELDRLKKMKQHTWEQHNHAEIESLLDNLSSYREEENTGFYSLEKKAMLSIEPGR; encoded by the exons ATGgtgaaaaacaagaaaaagcaaACTAAAAGAACTATGGAGTGTAAAGAAAACTCTATCCCCACCGGAATAGTCTTTCTGTGGGGACTACTTGTGCTTCTGCTCCTGGCATTGCAGCTCACATCTGCATCAGTCGCATTGCCGGGATGCCTGGAACGATGCGGCGACGTCGAGATCCCCTATCCGTTCGGCATCGGCCGGAACTGCTCGATGGAGGGTTTCACACTCAACTGCACCTTCAGCAAAGGCACCCACAAGCCCTTCCTGAACCACATCGAATTCTTGAGCATTTCCTTATCATTGGGCCTCGCCCGTGTTGCTGGCTATGTGTCGAGCCAATGCTACAATGCCACGGCCAGCAATGTGACATACAACGACTGGGAGATGAACCTTTGGGCGTCACCATACCGGTTCTCTAGCACCCTCAACAAGTTTACGACCATCGGCTGTATGACGCTGGCCTACCTCATAGAGAGCAACACGCCAAATAGCATGGCGAATAGTAGCTATTGGTCCGCGTGTGTATCAATGTGCAGGAGGAGGGACGACTTGAAAAATGGCTCGTGCACGGGCATCGGATGCTGCCAGACTGCCATCCCGAAGGGAATGGTGCACTACCGAGTGTGGTTTGCGGAAAACTTCACCAGCACCAACACATACAATTTGAGCCGGTGCAACTACGCCGCGCTGGTGGAGGAACGCGCCTTCAATTTCAGCACCTCCTACATCACTACCGATGAGCTGTACGGAGGAACGCTGCCGTTGGTGATCAATTGGGCCGTAAGAAACAAGACGTGCTGGGAAGCCCGGCGGAACATGACTTCCTACGCATGCGTAAGCGAGAACAGCACGTGCCTAGACTCCGCAGACGGGCCCGGCTATCTCTGTAATTGCTCCGAGGGTTATCAAGGCAACCCTTATCTACCCCACGGGTGCCGAG ATATTGATGAGTGTGCAAACAAGGATGGGTCTCCATGCTCTGGGGATTGTCACAATACACAAGGTGGATACTGGTGCTCATGCCCACGTGGTACACATGGCGACCCTTATAAGGGAACTTGCTACCCGAAACTTCCACCGGCAGCGAAGCTAGTTATAG GCATTTGCATCAGCCTCCTTATTATTCTAATTATCATGTTATGTATTCATGTTATATTGGAAAGACGAAAGCTTATAAAAGTTAAGGAGGAGAACTTCCAACAACATGGAGGCTGGCTACTATTGGAAGAAATCAGAAATAGACAAGGCCTTGCATTTAAGATGTTTACAGAAAAAGAGCTCGAACAGGCGACGAATAAGTTTCACAAGAACAACATCATAGGGCATGGAAGCTATGGCACAGTATATAAGGGAATTCTCAAAGACAATCATGTCGTAGCAATAAAGAGAGCTAAAATTATTAATGAGAGACAGAAGAAAGAATTCGGAAAAGAGATGCTTATTCTTTCCCAGGTCAACCATAGAAACATAGTTAAGCTCCTCGGATGTTGTTTAGAGGTGGAAGTTCCAATgctggtgtatgaatatatttcCAATGGGAACCTATTCCAGTTGATTCATGGCAACGGTCGTAGAATCTATAAATCTTTGGAGACTCGTTTGAAAATAGCTCTCGAGTCTGCGGAAgcacttgcatacttgcattcGTCAGCGTCCCCTCCGATAATTCATGGAGATGTTAAGTCCGCAAACATCCTTTTGGATGATCATTTAATGGCAAAGGTCTCTGATTTCGGAGCTTCTATGCTCGCTCCTAGGGATGAAACACAGTTTGTCACATTGGTGCAAGGGACTTGCGGTTATTTAGACCCAGAATACCTACAAACATGCTTGTTGATTGATAAAAGCGATGTTTATAGTTTTGGAGTGGTTCTTTTGGAGCTCCTCACCGGTAAGAAAGCACTTCGTTTTGAAGGAACTGAAAGAGAGATGAGCCTTTCATCATCCTTCTTATCTGCTATGAAGGAGGGTCGCTTCAGCGAACTTCTTGATGATCAGATTAAGTATAATGAAGATGTGGAAAGGATTAATGAAATTGCTGTACTAGCAAAAGCTTGCTTAAATGTCAAGGGGGAAGACAGACCCTCAATGAAAGAAGTAGCAGAGGAGCTTGACAGACTCAAAAAAATGAAGCAACATACCTGGGAACAACATAACCATGCAGAGATAGAAAGTTTGCTTGACAATCTCTCAAGCTACCGTGAGGAAGAAAACACCGGTTTTTATAGTTTAGAGAAGAAAGCTATGCTAAGCATAGAACCTGGACGttga